A section of the Candidatus Methanoperedens sp. genome encodes:
- a CDS encoding trypsin-like serine protease — protein MSDKKIGSTNKLNSFEANELLEELRSRKNKVKSIGPLRDFDSAAIAKVLKNKQKAIYGVDDRMDLFKVTDQGILEDADCVVSLFQNREVVDNGDGTSTLATKNFGTEYNLCNNERFREQPIGAFCSGFLVAPDLVATAGHCVNPGNVTNILFVFGFRMIDETTPSTIIDNNEIYRGLEVIKQEEISEGADWAVVKLERAVANHKIAEFRRTGIIQDNQKVHVIGHPCGLPTKFAGGAEVRDNTPGEFFVANLDTYGGNSGSPVFNSETHQVEGILVRGETDFASSNGCDVSLVCPSRGCRGEDCTRTTEFSDLVPSPDEPNEGPEIISLDTTISSMLPDKDSIKEYVIKGVESGKKLTINLEGPEGQDFDLYVKFGSLAKVDDWDSRGYTSDPNEEVTIDPTEQGDYYITVHSFAGKGNFNLKANTMSS, from the coding sequence ATGTCTGATAAAAAAATTGGTTCAACTAATAAATTGAATAGCTTTGAAGCAAATGAACTATTGGAAGAATTAAGGAGTCGTAAAAACAAGGTAAAATCTATCGGACCTCTTCGGGATTTTGACTCAGCTGCGATAGCTAAAGTATTAAAAAATAAACAAAAGGCAATATATGGGGTAGACGATAGAATGGATTTATTTAAAGTTACGGATCAAGGAATTCTTGAAGATGCCGATTGCGTGGTAAGTTTATTTCAGAATAGAGAGGTTGTAGACAATGGTGATGGCACGTCTACACTTGCAACAAAAAATTTTGGTACGGAATATAACTTATGCAATAATGAACGTTTTAGAGAGCAACCAATCGGAGCCTTTTGTTCCGGTTTTCTGGTAGCTCCGGACCTTGTAGCTACTGCAGGACATTGTGTCAATCCAGGCAACGTAACTAATATACTATTTGTCTTTGGGTTTAGAATGATAGATGAAACAACACCATCGACTATTATCGATAACAATGAAATCTATCGAGGTTTGGAAGTAATAAAACAAGAAGAAATATCCGAAGGTGCTGATTGGGCAGTAGTCAAACTGGAAAGAGCAGTAGCAAATCATAAGATTGCTGAGTTTAGGAGAACAGGGATAATACAGGATAATCAAAAAGTCCATGTAATCGGGCATCCTTGTGGACTTCCTACCAAATTTGCAGGTGGAGCGGAAGTTCGCGATAACACACCCGGTGAATTTTTTGTTGCGAATTTAGATACTTATGGAGGCAATTCAGGTTCGCCAGTTTTTAATAGTGAAACTCATCAGGTTGAAGGAATTTTAGTAAGAGGAGAAACAGATTTTGCCAGTTCTAACGGCTGCGACGTTTCTCTTGTATGTCCAAGTAGAGGCTGTAGGGGTGAAGACTGCACAAGGACTACTGAATTTTCAGATTTAGTGCCATCACCAGATGAGCCAAATGAAGGGCCAGAAATTATTTCTTTGGACACGACAATTTCATCCATGCTACCAGATAAAGATAGCATTAAAGAATATGTTATTAAAGGAGTTGAAAGTGGTAAAAAACTCACTATAAATTTAGAGGGACCAGAAGGCCAGGATTTTGACTTATATGTTAAATTCGGGTCACTGGCAAAAGTTGATGATTGGGATTCCCGCGGTTATACCTCTGACCCCAATGAAGAAGTAACAATTGACCCAACCGAACAAGGAGATTACTACATTACAGTGCACTCCTTTGCTGGTAAAGGTAATTTTAATCTTAAAGCCAATACGATGTCAAGCTAA
- a CDS encoding glutaredoxin has product MVLQESDKQTIQKKFTGLADDVELIVFSQESECMFCKETRELVLELGTLSKKIKVKVYDFVLNGDEALNYKIKNIPAIAVVGKIDYGIRYFGVPAGYELAALIDTIIDVSKGKTSLSDALKTKLAEIKKPVHLQVFVSPTCPYCPKAARTAHQFAIENENIRSDVIEMIEFPYLAQKYSVMSVPHIVINNDTSFTGAQPPEIFIQQIALALRSAYNPMYS; this is encoded by the coding sequence ATGGTGCTCCAGGAGAGCGATAAGCAAACTATCCAGAAAAAATTTACGGGCCTTGCAGACGATGTGGAACTCATTGTTTTTTCACAGGAGTCAGAGTGCATGTTCTGCAAGGAAACAAGAGAATTAGTGCTTGAACTGGGGACATTATCAAAAAAAATAAAAGTAAAAGTATATGATTTTGTATTGAATGGGGATGAAGCCCTGAACTATAAAATTAAAAACATCCCTGCAATAGCAGTTGTGGGAAAAATTGATTATGGCATCAGGTATTTTGGCGTACCTGCAGGATATGAACTGGCGGCCCTGATCGATACGATAATTGATGTTTCCAAGGGAAAAACATCGTTATCAGATGCATTAAAGACAAAGCTTGCAGAAATAAAAAAACCCGTGCATTTACAGGTATTCGTTTCTCCTACCTGCCCGTATTGCCCTAAAGCAGCAAGGACAGCGCACCAGTTTGCAATCGAAAATGAAAATATCCGCTCTGATGTAATAGAAATGATTGAATTCCCTTACCTTGCCCAGAAGTACAGCGTTATGAGCGTTCCTCACATTGTGATCAACAATGATACTTCATTCACAGGTGCACAACCTCCGGAGATATTTATTCAACAGATAGCATTGGCGCTGCGCTCTGCCTACAATCCAATGTACTCTTGA
- a CDS encoding VWA domain-containing protein, translating to MKEGPKSGKDNKSSLWVTDSSAKERRTSLELPAGSWARLELQPATDGNLLLLCRYPTGSIDTIFSITVKKGYIYRTWYQSEVEGSYEIWYILDGYESNSVTFHVIQGIEKTLSSPIGSISMAAARSFAPSRSIGFSVGGAKDIGNFRENIEKGYLPLPTDVTFEGIAYGYYFQTTQRECKKIFCPSYSYAISRDPLSGEPQYYLSVGLNSGITDFRRSKLNMVLVLDRSGSMRTNFGQYYYDRFGNKGETMTKVADVTKMEIASQTIANLLKHLKDDDRFGLVVFSDNALLVEPLTLMKDKNTEKLGKTIMEIGAYGGTNMEAGIRKGTELFSRVRGKAPAGNKKSDLEQYADRIIFLTDAMPNTGETKEEEMLKSFRENAANSIYTTFIGVGVDFNTELVEKMTRIRGANYYSIHSAEEFRKRMDEEFDYMVTPLVFDLQLYLHASGYKIEKVYGSPEADEATGEIIKVSTLFPSKAEEKEIKGGVVLMKLKKISPESRMMLKVTYKDRENMHHEDETRVETMKGESEFYQGSGVRKAILFARYSDLLKNWLIDEMREVKEGPKIQPAVSLESGIVVPVKPGRWERQSIPLHVTDHYKKLFKLFVEHFKREMEASGDETLGHELAVLEKLTG from the coding sequence GCCGTTATCCAACAGGATCGATAGATACCATATTCAGCATCACTGTGAAAAAAGGTTACATCTACAGAACATGGTATCAATCTGAGGTAGAAGGAAGTTATGAAATCTGGTATATTCTTGATGGATACGAAAGCAACTCAGTTACATTTCATGTGATCCAGGGAATAGAAAAGACCCTATCAAGCCCGATCGGGTCTATTTCGATGGCTGCGGCCAGGTCGTTTGCACCATCCCGAAGCATCGGCTTCTCAGTTGGTGGAGCCAAGGACATTGGCAATTTCAGGGAGAACATAGAGAAGGGCTACCTGCCCCTGCCCACTGATGTGACATTCGAGGGTATAGCTTATGGATATTATTTCCAGACCACCCAGAGAGAGTGCAAGAAAATCTTCTGCCCATCCTACAGCTACGCCATATCGAGAGATCCCTTATCCGGGGAACCTCAGTACTACCTTTCTGTTGGCCTTAACTCTGGCATAACAGATTTTCGCAGAAGCAAGCTGAACATGGTTCTGGTGCTTGACCGCTCAGGTTCTATGAGGACAAACTTTGGTCAATATTACTATGATCGCTTTGGAAACAAAGGGGAGACAATGACAAAGGTCGCTGATGTGACCAAGATGGAGATCGCCAGCCAAACAATAGCAAACCTACTAAAGCATCTGAAAGATGATGACCGCTTTGGGCTTGTCGTCTTTTCTGATAATGCATTGCTGGTGGAACCCCTGACACTTATGAAAGATAAAAACACAGAAAAGCTCGGTAAGACAATCATGGAAATCGGGGCATACGGTGGCACCAATATGGAGGCAGGGATCAGGAAAGGGACTGAGCTCTTCTCCAGGGTTCGGGGGAAGGCTCCTGCGGGAAATAAGAAATCGGACCTGGAGCAGTACGCGGACAGGATAATCTTTCTAACTGATGCCATGCCCAATACAGGGGAGACAAAAGAAGAAGAGATGCTAAAAAGCTTCAGGGAGAATGCTGCCAACAGCATATATACAACCTTCATAGGTGTCGGGGTCGATTTCAACACAGAGCTGGTAGAAAAAATGACCAGGATCCGGGGAGCCAATTATTACTCCATCCACTCTGCTGAGGAGTTCAGAAAGCGCATGGATGAGGAATTCGATTATATGGTCACGCCTCTGGTGTTCGATTTGCAGCTCTATCTGCATGCCTCAGGTTACAAAATCGAGAAGGTTTATGGATCTCCTGAAGCGGATGAGGCCACAGGGGAAATAATAAAGGTAAGTACGCTATTCCCATCAAAAGCCGAGGAGAAGGAGATTAAAGGTGGGGTCGTGCTAATGAAGCTGAAAAAGATTTCACCTGAAAGCAGGATGATGCTAAAAGTTACCTATAAGGATAGGGAAAATATGCACCATGAAGATGAAACAAGGGTTGAGACCATGAAAGGGGAATCCGAGTTTTATCAGGGATCTGGCGTTCGAAAGGCCATACTCTTTGCAAGATATAGCGATCTTCTCAAGAACTGGCTCATTGATGAGATGAGGGAAGTGAAGGAGGGACCGAAGATTCAGCCAGCTGTGAGCCTGGAAAGTGGCATAGTTGTACCTGTAAAACCGGGAAGATGGGAACGCCAATCTATTCCTCTGCATGTCACAGACCACTACAAGAAACTTTTTAAATTGTTTGTGGAGCACTTTAAGAGGGAAATGGAGGCTTCAGGGGATGAAACCCTGGGACATGAACTGGCAGTTCTGGAAAAGCTCACAGGGTAG
- the hdrB gene encoding CoB--CoM heterodisulfide reductase subunit B: MKDLSLFLGCVIPNRYPGIEKATRLILDRLGLKWSELKEASCCPAPGIFRSFDQVTWLTIASRNIVLAEENNTDILTICNGCFSSLMDANNILKNDTALRNEVNSHLKKINKEYKGTIEVRHIIEFLSKEIGAKNLNKLIEKPLELRVAVHYGCHLLKPTRERKLGGAECPVFFDELVEATGAVSVPYEGKTSCCGAGGGVRSAMLETSFKMTEYKLDRIKKANIDCIVEACPFCHLQYDGGQAELAKAGKTYNIPVVHYSQLLGLAFGYTPEEVGLHLNAVRSPEFESKIAH, translated from the coding sequence ATGAAGGACTTATCTCTTTTCCTTGGATGTGTGATCCCGAACCGTTATCCTGGCATCGAAAAAGCCACAAGGTTAATCCTTGACAGGCTGGGGTTGAAATGGAGTGAATTGAAAGAAGCTTCATGCTGTCCCGCGCCAGGGATATTCCGTTCGTTTGATCAAGTAACATGGCTCACTATCGCTTCAAGGAACATAGTGCTGGCCGAAGAAAATAACACCGATATTCTGACGATCTGCAATGGCTGCTTCAGTTCCCTCATGGATGCCAATAATATCTTAAAGAACGACACAGCTCTTCGAAATGAAGTAAATTCTCATCTTAAAAAGATCAATAAGGAGTATAAAGGTACTATTGAGGTCAGGCACATAATTGAATTCTTGAGTAAAGAAATCGGTGCAAAAAACCTGAATAAATTAATTGAGAAACCCCTTGAGCTGAGAGTCGCAGTGCATTACGGATGCCATCTCCTGAAACCAACAAGAGAAAGAAAGCTGGGGGGCGCAGAATGCCCGGTATTTTTTGATGAGCTTGTTGAGGCAACAGGCGCTGTAAGTGTTCCGTATGAAGGAAAAACAAGTTGCTGCGGCGCTGGTGGAGGAGTGCGTTCAGCAATGCTTGAAACTTCATTTAAGATGACAGAATACAAACTGGACAGGATCAAAAAAGCTAACATTGACTGCATCGTAGAAGCATGTCCGTTTTGTCATCTGCAATACGACGGCGGGCAGGCAGAGCTTGCAAAAGCAGGAAAAACCTACAATATCCCGGTTGTTCATTATAGCCAGCTGCTCGGTCTGGCATTCGGCTATACGCCAGAAGAAGTCGGGCTGCATCTCAATGCTGTCAGGAGCCCTGAATTTGAAAGCAAGATCGCCCATTAA
- the hdrC gene encoding CoB--CoM heterodisulfide reductase subunit C, which translates to MSIHIIPTMKNSEILSCFQCGTCTGSCPSGKYTSLNVRRIVKDSIKKDVSDQPDLWMCTTCYNCQERCPRGIKVTDAILYLRAEAVKKGRIQPAHRAVCKFLIEVGHAVPIDDIHIAIREKIGLSEPETVRKYPKALKDVKTLLESCGFNELVKE; encoded by the coding sequence ATAAGCATTCACATAATTCCCACAATGAAAAATTCCGAGATTCTCTCCTGTTTCCAGTGCGGCACATGTACGGGAAGCTGCCCGTCTGGAAAGTACACAAGCCTGAATGTGAGACGGATCGTTAAAGATTCCATAAAAAAAGATGTCTCAGACCAGCCTGATCTCTGGATGTGTACGACCTGCTATAACTGCCAGGAAAGATGCCCGCGTGGAATAAAAGTCACAGATGCCATCCTTTACCTCCGTGCCGAAGCTGTAAAAAAAGGCAGGATACAGCCTGCCCACAGGGCTGTATGCAAATTCCTTATTGAGGTGGGGCATGCAGTCCCGATTGATGATATTCACATAGCAATCAGGGAAAAAATCGGGCTTTCGGAGCCTGAGACAGTACGAAAGTACCCGAAGGCGCTAAAGGATGTAAAAACTCTTCTTGAATCATGCGGTTTTAATGAGCTGGTAAAAGAATGA